One Pocillopora verrucosa isolate sample1 chromosome 10, ASM3666991v2, whole genome shotgun sequence genomic window carries:
- the LOC131787103 gene encoding centrosomal protein of 70 kDa isoform X3, whose product MNTRVESELLSLSGSYWNPYDHGRSEDDSPKTAGVMADWGAINRRLMHHGYQPVMVFPSGQLQESHGAAVALEELSSKNLQNTLDKLMTESDRRQSMVQELISSSTRIQRDADEERERVYRHEMEIRDLKRKLEEEKLKVQEMEGVRLMELQRHGKEVQELKRTKTELVALQMQLQQKIAQREEEITILRHTCQGLDNVDVKRLDIENDVRGHSWKQSAEKRTAPDQKFSDVIDSYESKIFEMQQELKKLKKEMDSKTLSHVGSQSPTESELTAGSEVPPSYVDINTSTSKDRKTERKIQKEEKSTEKQLKECKMLIKLLESENTQLKLELESRPKFSDWKKVQKYNKQLERLLAQNNLSPPHKKHKDGRSKMDDVTSLKKRYSKHVEDLDFMPIDACRKHLKEVCSGLRVTDLRDITEKINSLNIIAENHLPMEKIMQDIMDIIKSKDTPNISVEILHQNGASHKSHCEKAWQCIVPTLNLWLTQLTGLQDLQGPINQLSFNLMPWKSNTLFEEDDTRPLTVQRIKEALEFLCLETRVSPSEIQTHTAEEISLDHLKSIVAHFQKLFDLNTVSGVFTRMNELYMRLGETCNAMNNMREFLGLDPTCKTSDVVNAVSKLSKARHLLKVEDLPNIMKRLDQYDEFYPAFQSMISELKKLLRVQDMDEIVTAVTALIKFPPY is encoded by the exons ATGAATACG AGAGTAGAAAGTGAGCTCCTCAGCCTCAGTGGATCTTACTGGAATCCTTACG ATCATGGAAGGAGTGAGGATGACAGTCCAAAGACA GCAGGTGTGATGGCTGATTGGGGTGCAATCAACCGTAGGCTTATGCATCATGGTTATCAACCTGTCATGGTGTTTCCATCTGGTCAATTGCAAGAAAGTCATGGAG CAGCTGTTGCTTTAGAGGAGCTTTCATCCAAGAATTTACAGAACACTTTGGACAAGTTGATGACTGAGAGTGACCGAAGGCAGTCAATGGTGCAGGAGCTAATCAGCTCTTCAACCAGAATTCA GAGAGATGCCGATGAAGAAAGGGAAAGGGTTTATCGTCATGAAATGGAG ATCAGGgatctaaaaagaaaactggaagaAGAAAAGCTTAAAGTTCAG GAAATGGAGGGAGTTCGATTAATGGAACTTCAACGTCATGGAAAAGAAGTACAAGaactaaaaagaacaaaaactgaACTTGTGGCTTTGCAGATGCAGCTACAACAGAAAATTGCTCAAAGGGAGGAGGAAATCACAATTCTTCGGCACACATGTCAAGGTCTTGACAATGTG GACGTTAAAAGACTTGACATAGAAAATGATGTTAGGGGACACTCCTGGAAACAGTCAGCAGAGAAGAGAACTGCACCAGATCAAAA GTTTTCGGATGTAATTGACAGCTATGAATCAAAGATCTTTGAAATGCAGCAGGAacttaaaaagttgaaaaaagaaatggatagTAAGACTCTGTCTCATGTTGGAAGTCAAAGCCCTACTGAAAGTGAGTTGACTGCAGGAAGTGAAGTACCTCCATCATATGTAGACATCAATACTTCAACCAGTAAGGATAGAAAGACTGAACGTAAAAtacagaaagaagaaaag TCTACAGAGAAGCAGCTCAAAGAGTGTAAGATGTTGATCAAACTTCTTGAGAGTGAAAACACCCAACTCAAACTTGAGCTGGAATCCAG ACCTAAATTCAGTGATTGGAAGAAAGTGCAAAAATACAATAAACAGCTCGAAAGACTTCTAGCTCAAAATAACCTGAG TCCACCTCACAAAAAACACAAGGATGGAAGGTCTAAAATGGATGATGTgacttctttgaaaaaaagatacaGCAAACAT GTAGAAGATCTTGATTTTATGCCCATTGATGCATGCCGAAAACATTTGAAG GAAGTGTGTTCTGGGCTAAGAGTCACTGACCTCAGAGATattacagagaaaataaacTCGCTGAATATCATTGCAGAGAATCATTTACCCATGGAAAAG ATCATGCAAGACATCATGGATATTATTAAATCAAAGGATACCCCTAACATATCAGTTGAAATTCTGCACCAAAATGGTGCTTCACATAAATCCCACTGTGAAAAGGCATGGCAGTGTATTGTTCCAACTCTGAACCTCTGGCTTACACAACTTACAGGACTTCAA GATCTTCAGGGACCAATCAATCAACTGTCATTTAACTTGATGCCATGGAAATCAAACACATTGTTTGAGGAGGACGATACCAGACCTTTAACAGTACAGAGAATCAAAGAGGCACTTGAGTTTCTTTGCCTTGAAACTAGAGTCAGCCCAAGTGAGATACAGACTCACACTGCAGAAGAAATATCACTGGATCATCTAAAAAGCATTGTTGCTCACTTTCAGAAGCTGTTTGACTTAAACACTGTCAGTGGAGTATTTACACGAATGAATGAGCTCTATATGCGGCTTGGAGAAACATGCAATGCAATGAATAATATGCGAGAATTTCTTGGCTTAG ATCCAACTTGCAAAACTTCTGATGTAGTGAATGCAGTTTCTAAACTGAGTAAAGCTAGACATCTCTTGAAAGTCGAGGACCTTCCTAA CATTATGAAACGCTTGGATCAGTATGATGAGTTCTACCCAGCTTTCCAATCAATGATTTCTGAGTTGAAAAAGCTGTTGA GAGTTCAAGACATGGATGAAATTGTCACAGCTGTAACAGCACTCATCAAGTTTCCACCCTATTGA
- the LOC131787103 gene encoding centrosomal protein of 70 kDa isoform X6 → MNTRVESELLSLSGSYWNPYDHGRSEDDSPKTAGVMADWGAINRRLMHHGYQPVMVFPSGQLQESHGAAVALEELSSKNLQNTLDKLMTESDRRQSMVQELISSSTRIQRDADEERERVYRHEMEIRDLKRKLEEEKLKVQEMEGVRLMELQRHGKEVQELKRTKTELVALQMQLQQKIAQREEEITILRHTCQGLDNVDVKRLDIENDVRGHSWKQSAEKRTAPDQKFSDVIDSYESKIFEMQQELKKLKKEMDSKTLSHVGSQSPTESELTAGSEVPPSYVDINTSTSKDRKTERKIQKEEKVQSTEKQLKECKMLIKLLESENTQLKLELESSPPHKKHKDGRSKMDDVTSLKKRYSKHVEDLDFMPIDACRKHLKEVCSGLRVTDLRDITEKINSLNIIAENHLPMEKIMQDIMDIIKSKDTPNISVEILHQNGASHKSHCEKAWQCIVPTLNLWLTQLTGLQDLQGPINQLSFNLMPWKSNTLFEEDDTRPLTVQRIKEALEFLCLETRVSPSEIQTHTAEEISLDHLKSIVAHFQKLFDLNTVSGVFTRMNELYMRLGETCNAMNNMREFLGLDPTCKTSDVVNAVSKLSKARHLLKVEDLPNIMKRLDQYDEFYPAFQSMISELKKLLRVQDMDEIVTAVTALIKFPPY, encoded by the exons ATGAATACG AGAGTAGAAAGTGAGCTCCTCAGCCTCAGTGGATCTTACTGGAATCCTTACG ATCATGGAAGGAGTGAGGATGACAGTCCAAAGACA GCAGGTGTGATGGCTGATTGGGGTGCAATCAACCGTAGGCTTATGCATCATGGTTATCAACCTGTCATGGTGTTTCCATCTGGTCAATTGCAAGAAAGTCATGGAG CAGCTGTTGCTTTAGAGGAGCTTTCATCCAAGAATTTACAGAACACTTTGGACAAGTTGATGACTGAGAGTGACCGAAGGCAGTCAATGGTGCAGGAGCTAATCAGCTCTTCAACCAGAATTCA GAGAGATGCCGATGAAGAAAGGGAAAGGGTTTATCGTCATGAAATGGAG ATCAGGgatctaaaaagaaaactggaagaAGAAAAGCTTAAAGTTCAG GAAATGGAGGGAGTTCGATTAATGGAACTTCAACGTCATGGAAAAGAAGTACAAGaactaaaaagaacaaaaactgaACTTGTGGCTTTGCAGATGCAGCTACAACAGAAAATTGCTCAAAGGGAGGAGGAAATCACAATTCTTCGGCACACATGTCAAGGTCTTGACAATGTG GACGTTAAAAGACTTGACATAGAAAATGATGTTAGGGGACACTCCTGGAAACAGTCAGCAGAGAAGAGAACTGCACCAGATCAAAA GTTTTCGGATGTAATTGACAGCTATGAATCAAAGATCTTTGAAATGCAGCAGGAacttaaaaagttgaaaaaagaaatggatagTAAGACTCTGTCTCATGTTGGAAGTCAAAGCCCTACTGAAAGTGAGTTGACTGCAGGAAGTGAAGTACCTCCATCATATGTAGACATCAATACTTCAACCAGTAAGGATAGAAAGACTGAACGTAAAAtacagaaagaagaaaaggtaCAG TCTACAGAGAAGCAGCTCAAAGAGTGTAAGATGTTGATCAAACTTCTTGAGAGTGAAAACACCCAACTCAAACTTGAGCTGGAATCCAG TCCACCTCACAAAAAACACAAGGATGGAAGGTCTAAAATGGATGATGTgacttctttgaaaaaaagatacaGCAAACAT GTAGAAGATCTTGATTTTATGCCCATTGATGCATGCCGAAAACATTTGAAG GAAGTGTGTTCTGGGCTAAGAGTCACTGACCTCAGAGATattacagagaaaataaacTCGCTGAATATCATTGCAGAGAATCATTTACCCATGGAAAAG ATCATGCAAGACATCATGGATATTATTAAATCAAAGGATACCCCTAACATATCAGTTGAAATTCTGCACCAAAATGGTGCTTCACATAAATCCCACTGTGAAAAGGCATGGCAGTGTATTGTTCCAACTCTGAACCTCTGGCTTACACAACTTACAGGACTTCAA GATCTTCAGGGACCAATCAATCAACTGTCATTTAACTTGATGCCATGGAAATCAAACACATTGTTTGAGGAGGACGATACCAGACCTTTAACAGTACAGAGAATCAAAGAGGCACTTGAGTTTCTTTGCCTTGAAACTAGAGTCAGCCCAAGTGAGATACAGACTCACACTGCAGAAGAAATATCACTGGATCATCTAAAAAGCATTGTTGCTCACTTTCAGAAGCTGTTTGACTTAAACACTGTCAGTGGAGTATTTACACGAATGAATGAGCTCTATATGCGGCTTGGAGAAACATGCAATGCAATGAATAATATGCGAGAATTTCTTGGCTTAG ATCCAACTTGCAAAACTTCTGATGTAGTGAATGCAGTTTCTAAACTGAGTAAAGCTAGACATCTCTTGAAAGTCGAGGACCTTCCTAA CATTATGAAACGCTTGGATCAGTATGATGAGTTCTACCCAGCTTTCCAATCAATGATTTCTGAGTTGAAAAAGCTGTTGA GAGTTCAAGACATGGATGAAATTGTCACAGCTGTAACAGCACTCATCAAGTTTCCACCCTATTGA
- the LOC131787103 gene encoding centrosomal protein of 70 kDa isoform X1, whose translation MNTRVESELLSLSGSYWNPYDHGRSEDDSPKTAGVMADWGAINRRLMHHGYQPVMVFPSGQLQESHGAAVALEELSSKNLQNTLDKLMTESDRRQSMVQELISSSTRIQRDADEERERVYRHEMEIRDLKRKLEEEKLKVQEMEGVRLMELQRHGKEVQELKRTKTELVALQMQLQQKIAQREEEITILRHTCQGLDNVDVKRLDIENDVRGHSWKQSAEKRTAPDQKFSDVIDSYESKIFEMQQELKKLKKEMDSKTLSHVGSQSPTESELTAGSEVPPSYVDINTSTSKDRKTERKIQKEEKVQSTEKQLKECKMLIKLLESENTQLKLELESRPKFSDWKKVQKYNKQLERLLAQNNLSPPHKKHKDGRSKMDDVTSLKKRYSKHVEDLDFMPIDACRKHLKEVCSGLRVTDLRDITEKINSLNIIAENHLPMEKIMQDIMDIIKSKDTPNISVEILHQNGASHKSHCEKAWQCIVPTLNLWLTQLTGLQDLQGPINQLSFNLMPWKSNTLFEEDDTRPLTVQRIKEALEFLCLETRVSPSEIQTHTAEEISLDHLKSIVAHFQKLFDLNTVSGVFTRMNELYMRLGETCNAMNNMREFLGLDPTCKTSDVVNAVSKLSKARHLLKVEDLPNIMKRLDQYDEFYPAFQSMISELKKLLRVQDMDEIVTAVTALIKFPPY comes from the exons ATGAATACG AGAGTAGAAAGTGAGCTCCTCAGCCTCAGTGGATCTTACTGGAATCCTTACG ATCATGGAAGGAGTGAGGATGACAGTCCAAAGACA GCAGGTGTGATGGCTGATTGGGGTGCAATCAACCGTAGGCTTATGCATCATGGTTATCAACCTGTCATGGTGTTTCCATCTGGTCAATTGCAAGAAAGTCATGGAG CAGCTGTTGCTTTAGAGGAGCTTTCATCCAAGAATTTACAGAACACTTTGGACAAGTTGATGACTGAGAGTGACCGAAGGCAGTCAATGGTGCAGGAGCTAATCAGCTCTTCAACCAGAATTCA GAGAGATGCCGATGAAGAAAGGGAAAGGGTTTATCGTCATGAAATGGAG ATCAGGgatctaaaaagaaaactggaagaAGAAAAGCTTAAAGTTCAG GAAATGGAGGGAGTTCGATTAATGGAACTTCAACGTCATGGAAAAGAAGTACAAGaactaaaaagaacaaaaactgaACTTGTGGCTTTGCAGATGCAGCTACAACAGAAAATTGCTCAAAGGGAGGAGGAAATCACAATTCTTCGGCACACATGTCAAGGTCTTGACAATGTG GACGTTAAAAGACTTGACATAGAAAATGATGTTAGGGGACACTCCTGGAAACAGTCAGCAGAGAAGAGAACTGCACCAGATCAAAA GTTTTCGGATGTAATTGACAGCTATGAATCAAAGATCTTTGAAATGCAGCAGGAacttaaaaagttgaaaaaagaaatggatagTAAGACTCTGTCTCATGTTGGAAGTCAAAGCCCTACTGAAAGTGAGTTGACTGCAGGAAGTGAAGTACCTCCATCATATGTAGACATCAATACTTCAACCAGTAAGGATAGAAAGACTGAACGTAAAAtacagaaagaagaaaaggtaCAG TCTACAGAGAAGCAGCTCAAAGAGTGTAAGATGTTGATCAAACTTCTTGAGAGTGAAAACACCCAACTCAAACTTGAGCTGGAATCCAG ACCTAAATTCAGTGATTGGAAGAAAGTGCAAAAATACAATAAACAGCTCGAAAGACTTCTAGCTCAAAATAACCTGAG TCCACCTCACAAAAAACACAAGGATGGAAGGTCTAAAATGGATGATGTgacttctttgaaaaaaagatacaGCAAACAT GTAGAAGATCTTGATTTTATGCCCATTGATGCATGCCGAAAACATTTGAAG GAAGTGTGTTCTGGGCTAAGAGTCACTGACCTCAGAGATattacagagaaaataaacTCGCTGAATATCATTGCAGAGAATCATTTACCCATGGAAAAG ATCATGCAAGACATCATGGATATTATTAAATCAAAGGATACCCCTAACATATCAGTTGAAATTCTGCACCAAAATGGTGCTTCACATAAATCCCACTGTGAAAAGGCATGGCAGTGTATTGTTCCAACTCTGAACCTCTGGCTTACACAACTTACAGGACTTCAA GATCTTCAGGGACCAATCAATCAACTGTCATTTAACTTGATGCCATGGAAATCAAACACATTGTTTGAGGAGGACGATACCAGACCTTTAACAGTACAGAGAATCAAAGAGGCACTTGAGTTTCTTTGCCTTGAAACTAGAGTCAGCCCAAGTGAGATACAGACTCACACTGCAGAAGAAATATCACTGGATCATCTAAAAAGCATTGTTGCTCACTTTCAGAAGCTGTTTGACTTAAACACTGTCAGTGGAGTATTTACACGAATGAATGAGCTCTATATGCGGCTTGGAGAAACATGCAATGCAATGAATAATATGCGAGAATTTCTTGGCTTAG ATCCAACTTGCAAAACTTCTGATGTAGTGAATGCAGTTTCTAAACTGAGTAAAGCTAGACATCTCTTGAAAGTCGAGGACCTTCCTAA CATTATGAAACGCTTGGATCAGTATGATGAGTTCTACCCAGCTTTCCAATCAATGATTTCTGAGTTGAAAAAGCTGTTGA GAGTTCAAGACATGGATGAAATTGTCACAGCTGTAACAGCACTCATCAAGTTTCCACCCTATTGA
- the LOC131787103 gene encoding centrosomal protein of 70 kDa isoform X9, with product MADWGAINRRLMHHGYQPVMVFPSGQLQESHGAAVALEELSSKNLQNTLDKLMTESDRRQSMVQELISSSTRIQRDADEERERVYRHEMEIRDLKRKLEEEKLKVQEMEGVRLMELQRHGKEVQELKRTKTELVALQMQLQQKIAQREEEITILRHTCQGLDNVDVKRLDIENDVRGHSWKQSAEKRTAPDQKFSDVIDSYESKIFEMQQELKKLKKEMDSKTLSHVGSQSPTESELTAGSEVPPSYVDINTSTSKDRKTERKIQKEEKVQSTEKQLKECKMLIKLLESENTQLKLELESRPKFSDWKKVQKYNKQLERLLAQNNLSPPHKKHKDGRSKMDDVTSLKKRYSKHVEDLDFMPIDACRKHLKEVCSGLRVTDLRDITEKINSLNIIAENHLPMEKIMQDIMDIIKSKDTPNISVEILHQNGASHKSHCEKAWQCIVPTLNLWLTQLTGLQDLQGPINQLSFNLMPWKSNTLFEEDDTRPLTVQRIKEALEFLCLETRVSPSEIQTHTAEEISLDHLKSIVAHFQKLFDLNTVSGVFTRMNELYMRLGETCNAMNNMREFLGLDPTCKTSDVVNAVSKLSKARHLLKVEDLPNIMKRLDQYDEFYPAFQSMISELKKLLRVQDMDEIVTAVTALIKFPPY from the exons ATGGCTGATTGGGGTGCAATCAACCGTAGGCTTATGCATCATGGTTATCAACCTGTCATGGTGTTTCCATCTGGTCAATTGCAAGAAAGTCATGGAG CAGCTGTTGCTTTAGAGGAGCTTTCATCCAAGAATTTACAGAACACTTTGGACAAGTTGATGACTGAGAGTGACCGAAGGCAGTCAATGGTGCAGGAGCTAATCAGCTCTTCAACCAGAATTCA GAGAGATGCCGATGAAGAAAGGGAAAGGGTTTATCGTCATGAAATGGAG ATCAGGgatctaaaaagaaaactggaagaAGAAAAGCTTAAAGTTCAG GAAATGGAGGGAGTTCGATTAATGGAACTTCAACGTCATGGAAAAGAAGTACAAGaactaaaaagaacaaaaactgaACTTGTGGCTTTGCAGATGCAGCTACAACAGAAAATTGCTCAAAGGGAGGAGGAAATCACAATTCTTCGGCACACATGTCAAGGTCTTGACAATGTG GACGTTAAAAGACTTGACATAGAAAATGATGTTAGGGGACACTCCTGGAAACAGTCAGCAGAGAAGAGAACTGCACCAGATCAAAA GTTTTCGGATGTAATTGACAGCTATGAATCAAAGATCTTTGAAATGCAGCAGGAacttaaaaagttgaaaaaagaaatggatagTAAGACTCTGTCTCATGTTGGAAGTCAAAGCCCTACTGAAAGTGAGTTGACTGCAGGAAGTGAAGTACCTCCATCATATGTAGACATCAATACTTCAACCAGTAAGGATAGAAAGACTGAACGTAAAAtacagaaagaagaaaaggtaCAG TCTACAGAGAAGCAGCTCAAAGAGTGTAAGATGTTGATCAAACTTCTTGAGAGTGAAAACACCCAACTCAAACTTGAGCTGGAATCCAG ACCTAAATTCAGTGATTGGAAGAAAGTGCAAAAATACAATAAACAGCTCGAAAGACTTCTAGCTCAAAATAACCTGAG TCCACCTCACAAAAAACACAAGGATGGAAGGTCTAAAATGGATGATGTgacttctttgaaaaaaagatacaGCAAACAT GTAGAAGATCTTGATTTTATGCCCATTGATGCATGCCGAAAACATTTGAAG GAAGTGTGTTCTGGGCTAAGAGTCACTGACCTCAGAGATattacagagaaaataaacTCGCTGAATATCATTGCAGAGAATCATTTACCCATGGAAAAG ATCATGCAAGACATCATGGATATTATTAAATCAAAGGATACCCCTAACATATCAGTTGAAATTCTGCACCAAAATGGTGCTTCACATAAATCCCACTGTGAAAAGGCATGGCAGTGTATTGTTCCAACTCTGAACCTCTGGCTTACACAACTTACAGGACTTCAA GATCTTCAGGGACCAATCAATCAACTGTCATTTAACTTGATGCCATGGAAATCAAACACATTGTTTGAGGAGGACGATACCAGACCTTTAACAGTACAGAGAATCAAAGAGGCACTTGAGTTTCTTTGCCTTGAAACTAGAGTCAGCCCAAGTGAGATACAGACTCACACTGCAGAAGAAATATCACTGGATCATCTAAAAAGCATTGTTGCTCACTTTCAGAAGCTGTTTGACTTAAACACTGTCAGTGGAGTATTTACACGAATGAATGAGCTCTATATGCGGCTTGGAGAAACATGCAATGCAATGAATAATATGCGAGAATTTCTTGGCTTAG ATCCAACTTGCAAAACTTCTGATGTAGTGAATGCAGTTTCTAAACTGAGTAAAGCTAGACATCTCTTGAAAGTCGAGGACCTTCCTAA CATTATGAAACGCTTGGATCAGTATGATGAGTTCTACCCAGCTTTCCAATCAATGATTTCTGAGTTGAAAAAGCTGTTGA GAGTTCAAGACATGGATGAAATTGTCACAGCTGTAACAGCACTCATCAAGTTTCCACCCTATTGA
- the LOC131787103 gene encoding centrosomal protein of 70 kDa isoform X10: MADWGAINRRLMHHGYQPVMVFPSGQLQESHGAVALEELSSKNLQNTLDKLMTESDRRQSMVQELISSSTRIQRDADEERERVYRHEMEIRDLKRKLEEEKLKVQEMEGVRLMELQRHGKEVQELKRTKTELVALQMQLQQKIAQREEEITILRHTCQGLDNVDVKRLDIENDVRGHSWKQSAEKRTAPDQKFSDVIDSYESKIFEMQQELKKLKKEMDSKTLSHVGSQSPTESELTAGSEVPPSYVDINTSTSKDRKTERKIQKEEKVQSTEKQLKECKMLIKLLESENTQLKLELESRPKFSDWKKVQKYNKQLERLLAQNNLSPPHKKHKDGRSKMDDVTSLKKRYSKHVEDLDFMPIDACRKHLKEVCSGLRVTDLRDITEKINSLNIIAENHLPMEKIMQDIMDIIKSKDTPNISVEILHQNGASHKSHCEKAWQCIVPTLNLWLTQLTGLQDLQGPINQLSFNLMPWKSNTLFEEDDTRPLTVQRIKEALEFLCLETRVSPSEIQTHTAEEISLDHLKSIVAHFQKLFDLNTVSGVFTRMNELYMRLGETCNAMNNMREFLGLDPTCKTSDVVNAVSKLSKARHLLKVEDLPNIMKRLDQYDEFYPAFQSMISELKKLLRVQDMDEIVTAVTALIKFPPY; the protein is encoded by the exons ATGGCTGATTGGGGTGCAATCAACCGTAGGCTTATGCATCATGGTTATCAACCTGTCATGGTGTTTCCATCTGGTCAATTGCAAGAAAGTCATGGAG CTGTTGCTTTAGAGGAGCTTTCATCCAAGAATTTACAGAACACTTTGGACAAGTTGATGACTGAGAGTGACCGAAGGCAGTCAATGGTGCAGGAGCTAATCAGCTCTTCAACCAGAATTCA GAGAGATGCCGATGAAGAAAGGGAAAGGGTTTATCGTCATGAAATGGAG ATCAGGgatctaaaaagaaaactggaagaAGAAAAGCTTAAAGTTCAG GAAATGGAGGGAGTTCGATTAATGGAACTTCAACGTCATGGAAAAGAAGTACAAGaactaaaaagaacaaaaactgaACTTGTGGCTTTGCAGATGCAGCTACAACAGAAAATTGCTCAAAGGGAGGAGGAAATCACAATTCTTCGGCACACATGTCAAGGTCTTGACAATGTG GACGTTAAAAGACTTGACATAGAAAATGATGTTAGGGGACACTCCTGGAAACAGTCAGCAGAGAAGAGAACTGCACCAGATCAAAA GTTTTCGGATGTAATTGACAGCTATGAATCAAAGATCTTTGAAATGCAGCAGGAacttaaaaagttgaaaaaagaaatggatagTAAGACTCTGTCTCATGTTGGAAGTCAAAGCCCTACTGAAAGTGAGTTGACTGCAGGAAGTGAAGTACCTCCATCATATGTAGACATCAATACTTCAACCAGTAAGGATAGAAAGACTGAACGTAAAAtacagaaagaagaaaaggtaCAG TCTACAGAGAAGCAGCTCAAAGAGTGTAAGATGTTGATCAAACTTCTTGAGAGTGAAAACACCCAACTCAAACTTGAGCTGGAATCCAG ACCTAAATTCAGTGATTGGAAGAAAGTGCAAAAATACAATAAACAGCTCGAAAGACTTCTAGCTCAAAATAACCTGAG TCCACCTCACAAAAAACACAAGGATGGAAGGTCTAAAATGGATGATGTgacttctttgaaaaaaagatacaGCAAACAT GTAGAAGATCTTGATTTTATGCCCATTGATGCATGCCGAAAACATTTGAAG GAAGTGTGTTCTGGGCTAAGAGTCACTGACCTCAGAGATattacagagaaaataaacTCGCTGAATATCATTGCAGAGAATCATTTACCCATGGAAAAG ATCATGCAAGACATCATGGATATTATTAAATCAAAGGATACCCCTAACATATCAGTTGAAATTCTGCACCAAAATGGTGCTTCACATAAATCCCACTGTGAAAAGGCATGGCAGTGTATTGTTCCAACTCTGAACCTCTGGCTTACACAACTTACAGGACTTCAA GATCTTCAGGGACCAATCAATCAACTGTCATTTAACTTGATGCCATGGAAATCAAACACATTGTTTGAGGAGGACGATACCAGACCTTTAACAGTACAGAGAATCAAAGAGGCACTTGAGTTTCTTTGCCTTGAAACTAGAGTCAGCCCAAGTGAGATACAGACTCACACTGCAGAAGAAATATCACTGGATCATCTAAAAAGCATTGTTGCTCACTTTCAGAAGCTGTTTGACTTAAACACTGTCAGTGGAGTATTTACACGAATGAATGAGCTCTATATGCGGCTTGGAGAAACATGCAATGCAATGAATAATATGCGAGAATTTCTTGGCTTAG ATCCAACTTGCAAAACTTCTGATGTAGTGAATGCAGTTTCTAAACTGAGTAAAGCTAGACATCTCTTGAAAGTCGAGGACCTTCCTAA CATTATGAAACGCTTGGATCAGTATGATGAGTTCTACCCAGCTTTCCAATCAATGATTTCTGAGTTGAAAAAGCTGTTGA GAGTTCAAGACATGGATGAAATTGTCACAGCTGTAACAGCACTCATCAAGTTTCCACCCTATTGA